A window of Trichomycterus rosablanca isolate fTriRos1 chromosome 5, fTriRos1.hap1, whole genome shotgun sequence contains these coding sequences:
- the trmt61a gene encoding tRNA (adenine(58)-N(1))-methyltransferase catalytic subunit TRMT61A isoform X2, whose amino-acid sequence MSFVEYSEFIREGDVVIIFLGHDSMMPIKVESGAQTQTRYGAIRHSTDLIGRRFGSKVTCSKGGWVYVLHPTPELWTVNLPHRTQILYTTDIANITLMLDLKPGSVVCESGTGSGSLSHAILRTIAPNGHLHTVEFHAQRAEKAAQEFSDHKVAHLVTVRNQDVCKEGFGVVGVADAVFLDIPSPWEAITHAKKAFKCKGGRLCSFSPCIEQVQRTCEALLDQGFEEICTLEVLQRVHDVRSVTLPLPDFGPEVEGKDDDKMTSDLAPVEVSPSVNPGSVTCRTATPPREMAGHTGYLTFATKPRN is encoded by the exons TGGACATGATTCCATGATGCCCATCAAAGTGGAGTCTGGGGCTCAAACGCAGACCCGCTATGGAGCCATCCGCCACTCCACTGACTTAATTGGCCGACGATTTGGTTCTAAGGTGACATGTAGTAAGGGCGGATGGGTGTATGTGCTGCATCCCACTCCAGAGCTATGGACTGTGAATCTGCCACATCGAACACAAATTCTATACaccacagacatagccaacaTCACGCTTATGCTGGATCTCAAACCAGGCTCTGTCGTCTGTGAATCAG GCACTGGCAGTGGCTCACTCTCTCATGCCATTCTCCGGACTATTGCGCCCAATGGACACCTACACACAGTAGAGTTCCATGCCCAGCGTGCAGAGAAGGCTGCCCAAGAGTTCAGTGATCACAAAGTGGCCCATCTGGTGACTGTCCGAAACCAGGATGTGTGTAAGGAAGGCTTTGGTGTTGTGGGTGTAGCAGATGCAGTCTTTTTGGACATCCCGTCACCGTGGGAAGCAATCACGCATGCCAAGAAAGCATTCAAATGCAAAG GTGGTCGTCTGTGCTCATTCTCCCCATGTATAGAGCAAGTCCAGAGGACATGTGAGGCTCTGCTGGACCAGGGCTTTGAGGAAATCTGCACTCTAGAGGTTCTGCAGAGGGTACATGATGTCCGCTCAGTCACACTACCCTTACCGGACTTCGGCCCAGAGGTTGAAGGAAAAGACGATGACAAGATGACGTCTGACCTTGCTCCAGTTGAAGTTTCTCCCAGTGTCAACCCTGGTTCAGTGACCTGCCGGACTGCCACACCACCTAGAGAGATGGCCGGACACACAGGTTACCTCACTTTTGCTACCAAACCACGGAACTAG